In Bacteroidota bacterium, the genomic window TGACAAGTCAATAAGATATACGTCCGGATTTTTTAAGTCCCCTCGAATAAGTTTTATTTTATATGCTTTCCCTGACTGTGAAATCCCTCCCGCCTGAGCCAATGCTTCCAAAAGAGTGGTGTTCTCATTCGTTAATCCAACCACTTTTGCAGTGCCCTCACTTCCGGGAAAAATTATTACTCTTCTGTTTGAAACTTCAAGCAAAACAAAAGGTTTATTATAAAAAGCTGAATATTTATCTTCAAGAAACTGCTCCGCTTCCCTTACTGTCATTCCCTTAAGTGCAGTGCGTCCAAGAAGAGGGAATTTTATTGTTCCATCAAACTCAACTTTATAAGACATGCTTGTAGAGGATGATCTACTCTGAGCAGAACCATCGGCAGCAGTAACATCAATCAATTTGAACCCGTCATTAGAATAAATATTAAAATTCAATACATCATTCGTTGATATTTTATATAAGGAGGGTGGTTCGGTTGCAAACGTAGAATATTTATAATTCTTTCCCGTTTTTAACATCACACTCGGATTTAAAGTCCTGCATCCATGGAATAAGATGGAAGCAAAAACTGCAAACACAAAGAGAAAATAAATACGTCTCATATTAATATGATTTCAGAATCCGTAAAGTTATTAAAATTAGGGAAATGAGTTATTTCAAAAGTGTGTGATACAAATTTTTAACTTCAGTTGTAAGACGTAATAATCCAAACTTTTCCTTTACAAAGAGCCATCCATTTTTACCAAATTCATGGCGCATAGAATCATTTTCAACCATTTCAAGAAGATTATTGTAAAAATTCCTTTTATCGGCAACCTCTGAAATGAGAGCAGTCTTATTCGGGATGACTGCATCTTCTATTCCACCGGCATTTGTAGTTACAATCGCTTTGTTTGCTGCCTGCGCTTCTATCAAACTGACAGGTGTTCCCTCATTGAATGAAGTAAGGCATACGATATCCAGTCCCGGATAAATTTTATGCACTTCCTTTTCCCACGATGTGAATACTACAATCTCATTGAGTCTAAGTTCATTTACTGTTGATTTGAGTTTTTGGCGCTCCTCGCCATCACCAATAATAAATGCTTTTATTTTTTGTTTCGAATTTTCCTCTACAAACTTTACGGCTTCAAGAAACAGCATATGATTTTTTACAGGAACTAATCTTCCAACAATCCCAATTGAAATAACATCTTCACTGAGATTGTATTTTTCTCGGAATAATTTTCTTTTACTCACTGAATTATCATTAAACCTCTGCAAATCAAAGCCGAGAGGAATCACATGAACTTTTTCCTCTGAAACAATTTTATGTTCTTCAACTAATTCCGATTTCTGTTTTTGACTGATAGCAATAATGGCGTTGGTTTTTTTCGCAAGATTACGTTCAATGGTTTTATAAACAGAAGTTTTCAAACTTCCGAAGTAAGAATGAAAAACATGCCCATGAAAAGTATGTACTGTTATCGGAACATTGCATGCAAATGCCGCTTTTCTTCCCAGTGCTCCCGCTTTTGCTGCATGTGTATGAACAATATCCGGCTTGAAATACCGTATGATTTTTTTAATTTTATTATAAGCAGAAAAATCATTAAACGGATTAATGCTTCGTTTCATCTCAGGAATAATTTGATATTCCAATTCAAGGTTTTTTAAAATGAATTCAGAACTTTCCTCCGAATCATCTTTCATTCCACCAATCAAAAGTGTCTCAAATTCTGGCGACAGATATTTCGTCAGATAAGCTGCATTGTAGGTTGGTCCTCCAAGATTAAAACGATTGACTATGCGTAAAACTTTAGGCATAATGTTTTTTCCACCAGTATTGAAATACAATCAGTCCCCAAACGCGCGCAACTGAATCGTCAGGATTATTTGAGAAAAGCTGCTTCAACATTTTTTTATTTCTATATAATTGAAAATGCCCTGATCTTGTACAAATTTTTCACACAACAAATCATCCGTGATGATTGATCTTAATTCGGTTTGAAACCATTTTAAAAGAGGAACTTCAAATCCTTGTTTACTTCTTGATAAAATTTCTTCAGGTAATTCTTTTCTAAAAGCATCTTTCAGAATTTTCTTTCTGCTGTTTCTGTCAATTTTGTATTCAGCAGGCAGCGAAAAAGCAAAATCAACAATTTTGTGATCCAGAAACGGAACGCGAACTTCTAAGGAATTTGCCATGCTCATTCTGTCCGTTTTCACAAGCATATCATTTTCCAGAACCAGTTTTACATCTGTCATCAAAACAGAATTGAAATCTTTATTTACAAGACGAAGGATTTCTTTTTTTCTTTCATGATAATTTGCATAACCGGAAGAGAATAATTTTTCTATTTCCTTATCATCTGCAAACCCGGACCATCGCCAGTAACGCTCTTTTTCAGAAAGAGAAATTCCTTCACTGAACTTATGAAGCTGCCTTGAAATGTTTCCAAGTTTTGTATTTCTTGACTTAGGAAGAGCTTTTAATAAATGTTTTGATGATTTGACAATACTTTTTCTGATAACGCTTTTTCTTATCATCAATTCCGCATTGTGTTTGTTGTAACCACCAAACAATTCATCAGCGCCATCGCCCGAAAGAGCCACCTTCACATGTTTTCGGGTATGCATTGATAAAATATGAACCGCAAGAGCAGAAGAATCCGCAAACGGCTCATCCATGTAATCGAGCACTGAATGGAGATTCGCAAACAAATCGTTATTCGTAAGGGAAAACACGGTGTGCTCCGTTTTTAATTTTTTCGCTACAAGTTTTGCGTAATGTGTTTCATCGAAATACCTTTCGTCTTTATATCCTATAGAAAAAGTTTTCAAGTGTTTTGTGTGATGAGAAGCCAGCGCGCAAATGATGGAAGAATCAAGCCCTCCGCTGAGAAAAGCGCCAAGAGGAACATCTGCTATTAACCTATGCTGAACGGAATTGTCAAGTAGTTTGT contains:
- a CDS encoding polysaccharide biosynthesis/export family protein; its protein translation is MRRIYFLFVFAVFASILFHGCRTLNPSVMLKTGKNYKYSTFATEPPSLYKISTNDVLNFNIYSNDGFKLIDVTAADGSAQSRSSSTSMSYKVEFDGTIKFPLLGRTALKGMTVREAEQFLEDKYSAFYNKPFVLLEVSNRRVIIFPGSEGTAKVVGLTNENTTLLEALAQAGGISQSGKAYKIKLIRGDLKNPDVYLIDLSTIDGMKQANLILQANDIIYVEPNLRLSKGIMSEILPYLTFVTTIIIFVEFISRTTK
- a CDS encoding glycosyltransferase, with product MPKVLRIVNRFNLGGPTYNAAYLTKYLSPEFETLLIGGMKDDSEESSEFILKNLELEYQIIPEMKRSINPFNDFSAYNKIKKIIRYFKPDIVHTHAAKAGALGRKAAFACNVPITVHTFHGHVFHSYFGSLKTSVYKTIERNLAKKTNAIIAISQKQKSELVEEHKIVSEEKVHVIPLGFDLQRFNDNSVSKRKLFREKYNLSEDVISIGIVGRLVPVKNHMLFLEAVKFVEENSKQKIKAFIIGDGEERQKLKSTVNELRLNEIVVFTSWEKEVHKIYPGLDIVCLTSFNEGTPVSLIEAQAANKAIVTTNAGGIEDAVIPNKTALISEVADKRNFYNNLLEMVENDSMRHEFGKNGWLFVKEKFGLLRLTTEVKNLYHTLLK